One Syntrophales bacterium DNA window includes the following coding sequences:
- the cas2 gene encoding CRISPR-associated endonuclease Cas2, protein MLVLVSYDVATVVPAGQRRLHRVAKTCQNYGQRVQYSVFECIVDPAQWAELRNKLIKEINPAEDSLRFYFLGSNWKHRVEHIGAKKSLDQEGPLIV, encoded by the coding sequence ATGCTTGTTCTTGTCAGTTATGATGTCGCAACGGTCGTTCCGGCGGGGCAGAGACGCCTGCATCGGGTGGCCAAGACCTGCCAGAACTACGGCCAGCGGGTGCAGTACTCGGTTTTTGAGTGCATCGTTGACCCGGCACAGTGGGCAGAACTGCGAAACAAACTGATCAAGGAAATCAATCCAGCGGAAGACAGTCTGCGTTTTTATTTTCTTGGCTCGAACTGGAAACACCGGGTTGAGCATATTGGCGCAAAGAAATCGTTGGATCAGGAGGGACCGTTGATAGTCTAA
- the cas1c gene encoding type I-C CRISPR-associated endonuclease Cas1c — protein MKKYLNTLFVTTQGAYLAKEGETIVVKIEKEIRLRLPVHTIGGIVCFGNVSCSPFLMGFCAENGVGISFLTEHGRFLARVQGPVSGNVLLRREQYRKADDVQASADIARAVLTGKIANSRTVLQRALRDHADKIDADKVGFAVKRLSNYLEQLNKNRPLDELRGCEGDAAHIYFSVFDHLIVAQKEAFSFQERNRRPPLDNVNALLSFIYTLLVHDVRSALEGVGLDPAVGFLHRDRPGRPSLALDMMEEFRSFLADRLTLSLINLRQVQGKGFKKSESGAVLMTDDTRKTVLVAYQERKQEEIVHPFLEEKVTIGTLFHIQAMLMARYLRGDLDGYPPFIWK, from the coding sequence ATGAAAAAATACCTCAACACCCTGTTTGTCACAACTCAGGGCGCATATCTTGCCAAAGAGGGCGAGACGATAGTCGTCAAAATTGAGAAGGAAATCCGCCTTCGGCTTCCCGTCCATACGATAGGCGGGATTGTCTGCTTTGGGAATGTGTCGTGCAGCCCCTTTTTAATGGGCTTTTGCGCGGAAAATGGCGTCGGCATCAGTTTTCTAACGGAACACGGGCGCTTTCTTGCGCGTGTGCAGGGGCCGGTCTCCGGGAATGTTCTCCTCCGGCGGGAGCAATATCGCAAGGCCGATGACGTGCAGGCCTCCGCCGATATCGCGCGGGCGGTTTTGACCGGCAAGATCGCCAACAGCCGGACCGTCCTTCAGCGTGCGCTTCGTGATCATGCGGATAAGATCGATGCGGATAAGGTGGGTTTTGCCGTAAAGCGTTTGAGCAATTATCTCGAACAGTTGAATAAAAATAGGCCGCTGGATGAACTCAGGGGATGCGAGGGGGACGCGGCGCATATTTACTTCAGCGTCTTCGACCACCTGATCGTGGCACAGAAAGAGGCCTTTTCGTTCCAGGAGCGAAACCGCCGGCCACCGCTGGACAACGTCAATGCCCTGCTTTCTTTCATTTATACGCTACTTGTGCATGATGTCCGCTCAGCCCTGGAGGGAGTCGGGCTTGATCCGGCGGTGGGATTTCTCCATCGGGATCGTCCCGGGAGGCCAAGCTTAGCCCTCGACATGATGGAGGAATTCCGGTCGTTTTTGGCTGACCGGCTGACCCTTTCACTGATCAACCTCCGCCAGGTGCAGGGAAAGGGATTTAAAAAGAGCGAATCAGGCGCGGTACTGATGACGGACGATACCCGCAAGACCGTGCTTGTGGCTTATCAGGAACGAAAGCAGGAGGAAATCGTGCATCCCTTTCTGGAGGAAAAGGTTACAATAGGGACGCTTTTTCATATACAGGCAATGCTAATGGCAAGGTATCTGCGAGGCGATCTTGATGGTTATCCGCCTTTTATATGGAAGTAA
- the cas4 gene encoding CRISPR-associated protein Cas4, producing MTDEPLDNLVMLSALQHYAFCPRQCALIHIEQIWQENVRTAEGRIMHEHVHEENHAVRGDIRIDYGVSIRSLRVGLIGKADVVEFHRQLEGSWLPFPVEYKRGKPKADNSDKVQLCAQAICLEEMLSVAIPAGALFYGQTKRRFDVSFDTALRRETEETARLTRELINSGITPPPVYSKRCENCSLISECLPKAMQKQRSVQKYLELARGK from the coding sequence ATGACGGACGAGCCGTTAGACAACCTTGTCATGCTTTCGGCCCTGCAACACTACGCCTTCTGTCCGCGCCAGTGCGCCCTGATCCATATCGAGCAGATTTGGCAGGAGAATGTGCGCACCGCCGAAGGGCGAATTATGCATGAACATGTGCACGAAGAAAATCATGCCGTCCGGGGCGATATCAGGATTGACTACGGCGTGTCGATTAGGTCGCTCCGCGTGGGGCTGATCGGAAAAGCCGATGTGGTGGAGTTTCACCGACAACTGGAAGGTTCCTGGCTTCCCTTTCCCGTTGAATACAAAAGGGGAAAGCCAAAGGCAGACAATAGCGACAAGGTTCAGCTTTGCGCGCAGGCAATCTGCCTGGAGGAGATGCTTTCCGTTGCTATTCCCGCAGGGGCTCTTTTCTATGGCCAGACAAAGCGAAGGTTTGACGTTTCCTTTGATACGGCTCTGCGCCGGGAGACGGAAGAGACTGCCCGCCTGACACGCGAATTAATAAACTCCGGCATTACGCCCCCGCCGGTTTATTCGAAGCGGTGCGAAAACTGCTCGCTGATATCAGAGTGTCTGCCGAAAGCCATGCAGAAACAGCGCTCAGTTCAAAAATATCTTGAGCTTGCGCGGGGAAAGTAA
- a CDS encoding virulence RhuM family protein, producing MKTNNEQVSKKGGLILYQTADGQTKIEVRLQDETVWLSQKLMAELFQKDVRTINEHIKNIFTEGELSSESVIRNFRITAADGKNYDTAHYNLDVIISVGYRVKSLRGTQFRIWATQRLREYIIKGFALDDERLKKAGNIGYFDELLARIRDIRSSEKIFWRKILDIYATSIDYAPDAEMSRQFFAAVQNKMHWAAHGQTAAEVIYRRADAAKPHMGMTVWSGEAPRKADAEVAKNYLNEKELDLLNRIVSMYLDFAELQALGRHPMHMRDWLAKLDDFLKLSGRDILTDAGKITHDEALAKAHAEYELYHRELINATSEVELHCLEAIEEVKRIADTPKRGRRK from the coding sequence ATGAAAACAAACAATGAACAAGTATCTAAAAAAGGCGGACTGATTCTCTACCAGACGGCTGACGGACAGACGAAAATCGAGGTTCGGCTACAAGATGAGACCGTCTGGTTGAGTCAAAAACTGATGGCAGAGTTGTTTCAGAAGGATGTCAGGACAATCAATGAGCACATCAAAAACATCTTTACCGAGGGAGAACTATCATCGGAATCAGTTATCCGGAATTTCCGGATAACTGCCGCTGACGGGAAAAATTATGATACGGCGCATTACAACCTCGACGTGATCATTTCCGTCGGCTACCGGGTGAAATCCCTGCGCGGCACGCAGTTTCGCATTTGGGCCACCCAACGGCTGCGGGAATACATTATCAAGGGGTTTGCCCTTGACGATGAGCGGCTGAAAAAGGCCGGGAACATCGGCTACTTCGACGAACTGCTCGCCCGCATCCGGGACATCCGCTCCTCCGAAAAGATCTTCTGGCGGAAGATCCTGGACATCTACGCGACAAGCATCGACTACGCGCCGGATGCGGAGATGTCGCGGCAGTTTTTCGCTGCTGTTCAGAACAAGATGCACTGGGCCGCCCACGGGCAGACGGCCGCCGAGGTAATCTACCGCCGCGCCGATGCCGCAAAACCGCACATGGGGATGACGGTCTGGTCGGGGGAAGCGCCCCGGAAGGCGGATGCCGAGGTTGCCAAGAATTACCTGAACGAAAAAGAGCTTGACCTTCTGAACCGGATTGTCAGCATGTATCTGGACTTCGCCGAGCTTCAGGCCCTGGGCCGCCACCCCATGCACATGCGAGACTGGCTGGCAAAGCTGGACGATTTTCTCAAGCTCAGCGGACGGGACATCCTGACCGACGCCGGGAAGATTACCCATGACGAGGCACTGGCAAAGGCTCATGCCGAATACGAGCTTTACCATCGGGAACTGATCAATGCGACTTCCGAAGTTGAATTGCACTGTCTGGAGGCAATCGAAGAGGTAAAGCGAATCGCTGATACCCCAAAGCGAGGACGCAGAAAATGA
- the cas7c gene encoding type I-C CRISPR-associated protein Cas7/Csd2: protein MSEKKTSLTKKIDFAVVFRVKNANPNGDPLNGNRPRTTYEGEGEVSDVCIKRKIRNRLMERDVPIFVQSDDSKIDKHVSLKSRADEGLQGAKGTENIIDTACNKWFDVRAFGQLFAFKASGGKKGKAKEGEEASEDKSVSIGIRGPVTVQPAFSVSPVSITSEQITKSVSSEGDGTKRGSDTMGMKHRVDHGIYVFYGSMSPQLARKTGFNDDDAQKIKEVLPKLFENDESSARPAGTMEVLKVVWWKHNCSSGQTSSAKVHRSLIVKDTDKLDELLSWEEGKGPEGNPTNWPRPEIIEGY from the coding sequence ATGAGCGAAAAAAAAACAAGTCTCACAAAGAAAATCGATTTTGCGGTAGTGTTTCGGGTCAAGAATGCCAACCCAAACGGCGATCCTCTGAACGGCAATCGGCCTCGGACAACCTACGAAGGCGAAGGCGAAGTGTCCGATGTTTGCATTAAGCGCAAGATTCGCAATCGCCTCATGGAAAGAGACGTTCCAATTTTTGTCCAATCCGACGATAGCAAGATAGACAAGCATGTTAGCCTGAAATCTCGTGCTGACGAGGGTCTCCAGGGAGCCAAGGGAACTGAAAATATTATCGATACGGCATGTAATAAATGGTTCGATGTGCGCGCTTTCGGTCAGTTATTCGCCTTCAAAGCATCAGGTGGGAAAAAAGGTAAGGCAAAAGAAGGGGAAGAGGCAAGCGAGGACAAGAGCGTATCGATTGGCATACGTGGTCCAGTAACTGTACAGCCGGCGTTCAGTGTGAGCCCGGTCAGTATAACGAGCGAACAAATAACCAAAAGCGTAAGTAGCGAAGGCGATGGTACGAAACGTGGCTCTGACACAATGGGAATGAAGCATCGGGTAGACCACGGTATCTACGTCTTCTATGGAAGCATGAGCCCTCAGCTCGCAAGGAAAACAGGGTTTAATGATGATGATGCTCAGAAGATAAAAGAGGTACTCCCGAAACTCTTCGAAAATGATGAATCTTCCGCGCGGCCAGCAGGTACGATGGAGGTTCTCAAGGTTGTCTGGTGGAAACACAATTGTTCTTCCGGCCAAACATCATCCGCAAAAGTTCATCGCAGTCTTATCGTAAAGGATACGGACAAGCTCGACGAGTTACTTTCATGGGAAGAAGGCAAAGGGCCCGAAGGCAATCCTACCAATTGGCCGAGACCGGAAATTATTGAAGGATATTGA